The following are encoded together in the Ignavibacteria bacterium genome:
- a CDS encoding T9SS type A sorting domain-containing protein, translating to MSRISIKYLVLFVFFMGTSFLFPNNLSLQARKGVMLQFVVYNGFGNNLYIDNVIMGNRVNYDLAVTSFNNIQSDTTFLPGTDSYDVSPEITVSNIGLNSFTDSTMMFLQIPEVGYHDSVKVPPLTSGQVSYALFPLVSIPANQKITLTTYLASTVDSTELNDTIRQTSLFLTGSSRNVLLEEFTAATSPACGSNNLFLDTFINNNFNKISAIKYHVGFPPPGIDSMYLFDTVMVEERRAYYFSNSIPVSIINGRERILLPYYVDSNLFIPYENTIKEGSPVGLSVTNTQVAPDTIESVVTVNFLYPLLNKNLKLRIAAVERQVNYQYSIGASGDSIFYDVCRRMYPDANGFPLTGNVGSQQFVIRFHIDTLWKDTSIYTVAFIQSDVDRTVYNSAKSYTSIVNTKNVKIQSPKTVKPEFEYKYRSAKSYSMLSYSPAIDDTVSYFNYENFEGQFLPKGWKINNIDGFLTFEKVKGVNGVTLGGYSSVKMPFYDYANIGEKDTLFSVVFDSVSTFDTLTFDWAYAVYLSTFSDSLEVNISVDGGNTFTNIFRKGGYQLASAISTTLPFAPVNAQQWRTFRYSLSDVIPPDNPYNIIPGNFSLEQNYPNPFNPVTTIGYKLPINTFVSIKIYDLTGKHLLTLVNENKRAGSHEVSFNASGLSSGVYFYVIKAENFTQARKLIFLK from the coding sequence TTGAGTCGAATAAGTATTAAATATCTCGTCTTGTTTGTGTTCTTTATGGGTACTTCATTCCTGTTTCCCAACAACCTATCCTTGCAGGCAAGAAAAGGTGTCATGCTGCAATTTGTAGTATACAATGGTTTTGGAAATAATTTATACATCGATAATGTGATTATGGGAAACCGGGTAAATTATGATCTTGCAGTGACATCGTTTAACAACATTCAAAGTGATACAACGTTTCTTCCTGGCACCGATTCCTATGATGTTTCGCCGGAAATTACTGTATCAAACATAGGTTTAAACAGCTTCACTGACAGTACAATGATGTTTCTGCAAATACCCGAAGTAGGATATCACGATTCGGTTAAAGTACCGCCCCTAACTTCGGGACAGGTGAGTTATGCTTTATTCCCTCTTGTGTCAATTCCGGCAAACCAGAAAATTACGCTTACGACATATCTGGCAAGCACTGTAGATTCAACAGAGTTAAATGATACTATACGCCAGACCTCTCTTTTTCTGACCGGATCCTCAAGAAACGTTCTTCTCGAAGAGTTTACGGCAGCAACCTCACCTGCTTGCGGCTCTAACAACTTATTTCTGGATACTTTTATAAATAATAATTTTAATAAAATATCCGCGATTAAATATCACGTCGGATTTCCACCTCCGGGAATTGATTCCATGTATCTCTTCGATACCGTTATGGTTGAAGAACGAAGAGCATATTATTTTTCTAACTCGATTCCTGTTTCAATAATTAACGGAAGAGAAAGAATTTTATTGCCGTATTATGTCGATTCAAATCTTTTTATACCTTATGAGAATACTATTAAAGAAGGTTCCCCGGTAGGACTATCTGTTACCAACACTCAGGTTGCTCCTGACACGATTGAATCCGTGGTTACAGTGAATTTTCTCTATCCTTTGCTGAATAAAAATTTAAAGTTAAGAATTGCAGCGGTTGAGAGGCAAGTGAATTATCAGTATTCAATCGGTGCAAGCGGCGACAGTATATTTTATGACGTATGCAGAAGAATGTATCCCGACGCAAACGGGTTTCCGCTTACGGGAAATGTTGGAAGCCAGCAGTTTGTAATAAGATTTCATATAGATACATTATGGAAAGATACCTCTATTTATACCGTTGCTTTTATTCAAAGCGATGTTGATAGAACTGTTTACAACTCTGCAAAAAGTTACACCTCGATTGTTAACACAAAAAATGTAAAAATACAATCACCCAAAACTGTTAAACCCGAGTTTGAATACAAGTATAGATCCGCAAAATCTTATTCAATGCTTTCATATTCACCTGCTATTGATGATACCGTCTCATACTTTAATTATGAAAACTTCGAGGGACAATTCCTTCCAAAAGGGTGGAAAATTAACAACATTGATGGCTTCCTGACATTTGAGAAAGTAAAAGGAGTTAATGGTGTAACACTTGGGGGATACAGTTCGGTGAAAATGCCATTTTATGACTATGCAAATATCGGAGAAAAAGATACTCTTTTCAGCGTGGTTTTTGACAGTGTATCAACTTTTGACACTCTGACATTTGACTGGGCATATGCTGTTTATCTTTCAACATTTTCAGACAGTCTGGAAGTAAACATTTCTGTTGACGGTGGAAATACATTTACAAACATTTTTAGAAAAGGCGGATATCAGCTGGCGTCAGCGATTTCGACAACATTGCCTTTTGCACCGGTTAATGCACAACAATGGCGAACATTCAGATACTCATTATCAGACGTGATTCCACCTGATAATCCCTATAACATAATTCCTGGAAATTTCTCGCTGGAACAGAATTATCCGAATCCTTTTAATCCTGTAACAACAATCGGTTACAAACTTCCCATTAATACTTTTGTATCGATAAAAATCTATGATTTAACAGGAAAACATTTGCTTACTCTGGTAAACGAGAATAAAAGAGCTGGTTCGCACGAGGTTAGTTTTAACGCATCGGGACTTTCAAGCGGAGTTTATTTTTACGTGATTAAAGCAGAAAATTTCACCCAGGCAAGAAAACTTATTTTCCTTAAATAG
- a CDS encoding undecaprenyl-phosphate glucose phosphotransferase: MNQKLSKIEITVPLITVILDIAAILGAFLSAYYVRFYTTFTNIFSVEKGFPELSMYIYFALFTLPVWILTLQNFKMYKLRRTVFIGDEFIHIVKCVSVSILLSIGITFFFRDESYSRLVFVLIWTFGILYITIGRYIMLKVEKTFYNNNVGLRNIAIVGMSEIADGIYKTLSKDKFTGFRMVGFFANDKNESEFAEAKTYLGNIESIPQMIRENRIQNLLFCLPHEQNHYLYTIIKNCEGINVEFMLVPDFMELISSRIKITELHGIPLMIIKTFPLSAWDRIVKRLFDIFASLFLLIMISPILVFIALLIKLTSKGPVFYKQERVSIDGSKFDMLKFRSMKIDAEADGTPKFASKHDSRHTSIGTYLRKFSLDELPQFLNVLRGDMSIVGPRPEREYFINIMKNTVNKYLERHRVKCGITGWAQVNGLRGSESPMQTRIEYDIYYIENWSLVFDIKIILKTLKEMFFSKSAF, translated from the coding sequence TTGAATCAAAAGCTTTCAAAAATTGAGATAACAGTACCTTTAATTACTGTTATTTTGGATATTGCTGCTATACTTGGTGCATTTTTATCGGCTTATTACGTAAGGTTTTACACAACTTTCACGAACATATTTTCTGTCGAAAAAGGATTTCCCGAACTATCGATGTATATATATTTTGCTCTTTTTACTCTACCGGTATGGATACTTACTTTGCAGAACTTCAAGATGTATAAGTTACGAAGGACTGTTTTTATCGGAGATGAATTTATACATATTGTCAAATGTGTATCAGTAAGCATCTTGCTTTCAATTGGAATAACCTTTTTTTTCAGGGATGAGTCTTATTCACGGCTTGTTTTTGTGCTTATATGGACTTTCGGCATCTTATACATTACAATCGGCAGATACATAATGCTTAAAGTTGAAAAGACATTTTACAACAATAACGTCGGACTAAGAAACATAGCAATCGTCGGTATGTCGGAAATAGCCGATGGAATATACAAAACATTATCAAAGGATAAGTTTACAGGTTTCAGAATGGTGGGTTTCTTTGCGAATGATAAAAATGAAAGTGAATTTGCAGAGGCTAAAACATACCTCGGAAACATAGAAAGCATTCCGCAAATGATAAGAGAGAACAGGATTCAAAATCTTTTATTCTGCTTGCCGCATGAACAAAACCATTATTTATACACAATTATCAAAAACTGTGAAGGCATTAATGTTGAGTTTATGCTTGTTCCTGATTTCATGGAGCTTATTTCAAGCAGGATTAAGATTACCGAGCTGCACGGAATACCTCTAATGATAATCAAAACTTTCCCGCTGAGTGCTTGGGATAGGATAGTTAAGAGATTGTTTGATATCTTTGCTTCTTTGTTTCTCCTTATAATGATTTCACCTATTTTAGTGTTTATAGCATTACTGATAAAACTAACTTCTAAAGGACCGGTGTTTTACAAACAGGAAAGAGTAAGCATCGACGGAAGCAAGTTTGATATGCTTAAGTTCAGGTCTATGAAAATAGACGCAGAGGCAGACGGAACGCCGAAATTTGCGTCCAAGCATGATAGCAGGCATACGTCTATTGGAACGTATTTGAGAAAATTCTCTCTTGATGAATTACCCCAGTTCCTAAATGTTCTTCGCGGAGATATGAGCATAGTTGGACCGAGACCTGAAAGAGAGTATTTTATTAATATCATGAAAAATACTGTGAACAAATACCTTGAAAGACACAGAGTTAAATGTGGAATAACTGGCTGGGCTCAGGTTAACGGTCTAAGAGGTTCTGAATCTCCGATGCAAACCAGAATTGAATACGATATTTATTATATTGAAAATTGGTCATTAGTTTTTGATATTAAGATAATATTGAAGACTTTAAAGGAAATGTTTTTCTCTAAAAGTGCTTTTTAA
- the recG gene encoding ATP-dependent DNA helicase RecG, which produces MDIKYLKGVGDKRAEAFAKIGISKLEDFLQFIPRTYVFRATIEEARERFRETVLLLGKVKWVERAARPNHPTTILLEDITGTVEIPIFGATEFRAKQFRLNEDYLFYGKVSEAFKTFNLRLDYKDHLKINTSDEADSGFLKFNIIPIYELSGVLKATWIKPLTLSKIVFNAFRALTKQNPQFVEESIPEEIIKQYDFIAKKNAILRINFPNRFDDIESARRRLSFEELFYVQLLMALKKKSLQNEIKNITFSTDIKRLSEHFTKALQFELTNAQKKVINEIYSDMKSKNIMNRLLQGDVGSGKTIVSIFGMLIAVESGYQSALMCPTEILAEQHHYTISNFINEFNKTAGTTYKISLLVGGQKKRLREEILQDIRLGKSNIIIGTHALIQEAVEFKNLGFVIIDEQHKFGVMQRAKLKDKGLNPDVLVMTATPIPRTLSLTYYGDLDVSVIDELPKNRFPIKTYLRKEEDKFKIWDFVKEKINEGRQAFIIYPIIEESEKLDLKSAEENFKILRNGVFKEYNLGMVHGRKFWYEIEETMNEFKAQKIKVLVATTVIEVGLDIPNATIMIIEDAQRFGLSQLHQLRGRVGRGAEQSYCILIAKHLDEISKRRLNTMCKTTDGFKISEVDMEIRGPGEFFGTRQSGVLNFALTDLNKDRDILNSARSIAFGIIDKDPQLRMEEHKVIKKMLLTSYKDAMYLMNIA; this is translated from the coding sequence ATGGATATAAAGTATTTAAAAGGTGTTGGTGATAAAAGAGCAGAGGCTTTTGCAAAGATTGGGATAAGTAAGCTTGAGGATTTTTTACAATTTATTCCAAGAACCTACGTATTCAGAGCAACGATTGAGGAAGCAAGAGAAAGGTTTAGGGAAACTGTCTTACTTCTGGGAAAAGTTAAATGGGTTGAAAGAGCTGCTAGACCTAATCATCCGACCACAATACTTCTGGAAGATATAACCGGAACGGTTGAAATACCTATATTTGGGGCAACTGAATTCAGAGCAAAGCAGTTCAGACTGAACGAAGATTATCTGTTTTATGGAAAGGTCTCGGAGGCGTTTAAGACATTTAATTTACGGCTTGATTACAAAGACCATTTGAAAATAAATACATCTGATGAAGCAGATTCGGGTTTCTTAAAATTTAACATTATTCCTATCTATGAACTATCAGGAGTATTGAAAGCAACCTGGATAAAACCGCTCACACTATCGAAGATAGTTTTTAATGCATTCAGAGCATTGACAAAACAGAATCCGCAATTTGTTGAGGAATCCATACCGGAAGAAATAATCAAACAGTATGATTTTATTGCAAAGAAAAATGCAATATTAAGAATTAATTTCCCGAACCGGTTTGATGATATTGAGTCCGCAAGAAGACGACTTTCGTTTGAAGAATTGTTTTATGTACAGCTTTTAATGGCGCTTAAGAAAAAGAGTCTTCAAAATGAGATTAAGAATATTACGTTTTCAACTGACATAAAACGGCTTTCGGAACATTTTACAAAAGCATTGCAATTCGAATTGACAAATGCCCAGAAGAAGGTTATAAATGAAATCTACTCGGATATGAAGTCGAAAAATATTATGAATAGACTTCTTCAGGGTGATGTCGGCAGCGGTAAGACTATTGTATCAATTTTTGGAATGCTGATAGCCGTTGAAAGCGGATACCAATCAGCGCTGATGTGCCCGACAGAAATACTTGCCGAGCAGCACCATTACACAATTTCAAATTTTATTAATGAGTTTAATAAAACTGCAGGAACAACTTATAAGATTTCATTATTGGTAGGAGGTCAGAAGAAAAGATTAAGAGAGGAGATCTTACAGGACATAAGACTTGGAAAATCAAATATTATAATTGGAACTCATGCTCTTATTCAGGAGGCAGTTGAGTTTAAAAACCTCGGATTTGTAATAATAGATGAACAGCACAAATTTGGTGTAATGCAAAGAGCAAAACTAAAAGATAAGGGCTTAAATCCTGATGTACTCGTTATGACTGCAACTCCAATTCCAAGAACACTTTCACTAACTTATTACGGTGATTTGGATGTATCGGTTATCGATGAACTTCCTAAAAATAGATTCCCGATAAAAACATATCTGAGAAAAGAAGAAGACAAGTTCAAGATATGGGATTTTGTAAAGGAAAAAATTAACGAAGGAAGACAGGCGTTTATTATTTATCCGATTATTGAAGAATCAGAAAAACTTGACCTTAAATCTGCTGAAGAAAATTTTAAGATTTTGAGAAACGGAGTGTTCAAAGAATATAATCTGGGTATGGTGCATGGAAGAAAGTTCTGGTATGAGATTGAAGAAACGATGAATGAATTTAAAGCCCAAAAGATAAAAGTACTCGTTGCAACCACTGTTATTGAAGTAGGACTGGATATACCAAATGCCACAATCATGATAATCGAGGATGCACAAAGATTTGGGTTGTCACAGCTTCATCAACTGCGAGGCAGGGTTGGAAGGGGGGCAGAACAGTCCTACTGTATTTTAATAGCAAAACATCTGGATGAAATTTCAAAAAGACGGCTTAATACAATGTGTAAAACTACGGATGGATTTAAAATATCAGAAGTTGATATGGAAATAAGAGGACCAGGTGAATTTTTCGGGACAAGACAGTCAGGAGTATTGAATTTTGCCTTAACCGACCTTAACAAAGACAGGGATATTCTGAATTCTGCAAGAAGTATCGCATTTGGTATAATTGATAAAGATCCTCAACTTAGAATGGAAGAACACAAGGTTATTAAGAAAATGCTGCTTACATCTTACAAAGACGCAATGTATTTGATGAATATTGCCTGA
- a CDS encoding homogentisate 1,2-dioxygenase → MPYYHKLGKIPQKRHTQFRQPDGSLYKEELFSTIGFDSVLSNAYHIYSPAKIESIDTEIVDLTPKEWSDAGLRPYHFKTKDTPFKSDFVFGRNQIMYNSDVIMSTCRPESQTDFFYKNASCDELIFVHEGEGTLETNLGILNFVKGDYLVIPRSIIFRLVHKTPLRLLIFEAAGPITTPKRYRNEFGQLLEHSPYCERDIRVPQELITYSGKGDYVVKIKKENKIHSVHYDYHPFDIVGYDGYYFPWIFNIDDFMPITGKIHMPPPIHQTFDGPGFVVCSFVSRMLDYHPLAITVPYNHSNIDSDEMLYYADGNFFSRRGIDYASISLHPGGLTHGPHPGTVEASLGKLETVETAVMMDTFRPLKLTDYAKQINDAGYYLSWKE, encoded by the coding sequence ATGCCATATTATCATAAACTCGGGAAAATACCGCAAAAGCGGCATACACAGTTCAGACAACCCGACGGTTCATTATATAAAGAAGAACTTTTTTCAACCATCGGTTTTGATAGTGTCCTGTCGAATGCTTATCATATTTATTCTCCGGCAAAAATTGAATCTATTGATACTGAGATAGTTGACCTTACTCCTAAGGAATGGTCAGATGCGGGTTTGAGACCCTATCATTTCAAAACAAAGGACACTCCTTTTAAGTCAGACTTTGTTTTTGGAAGAAACCAAATCATGTATAACAGTGATGTGATAATGAGCACTTGCCGTCCCGAATCGCAGACAGATTTTTTCTATAAGAACGCATCATGCGATGAGCTTATATTTGTTCATGAAGGCGAAGGTACACTTGAAACTAATCTTGGTATCCTGAATTTTGTTAAAGGTGATTATCTTGTCATTCCGAGAAGTATAATCTTCAGACTTGTTCACAAAACTCCTTTGAGATTGCTAATATTCGAAGCAGCCGGACCCATAACAACACCGAAAAGATACCGTAATGAATTTGGTCAGCTTCTTGAACATTCTCCTTATTGTGAGCGTGATATTCGTGTACCTCAAGAACTAATTACTTACTCGGGAAAAGGGGATTATGTAGTTAAAATTAAAAAAGAGAATAAAATACATTCGGTTCATTACGATTATCATCCGTTTGATATTGTCGGATATGACGGTTATTACTTTCCGTGGATTTTTAACATAGACGATTTCATGCCCATAACAGGAAAGATACACATGCCACCTCCAATTCACCAGACATTTGACGGACCGGGTTTTGTCGTTTGTTCGTTTGTTTCACGTATGCTTGACTACCATCCTCTTGCGATTACGGTTCCTTACAATCACAGCAATATAGACAGCGATGAAATGCTCTACTATGCAGACGGAAATTTCTTTAGCAGAAGAGGTATTGATTATGCCTCCATCAGTCTGCATCCCGGTGGACTCACTCATGGACCGCATCCGGGTACTGTTGAAGCATCACTTGGAAAACTTGAAACTGTTGAAACCGCAGTAATGATGGATACTTTCCGTCCGTTAAAGTTGACGGATTACGCTAAGCAGATTAATGATGCTGGATATTATTTAAGCTGGAAAGAATAA
- a CDS encoding CBS domain-containing protein, with the protein MKTLKDYLTDIRLLFAKSGMSVYDVTKYMDLHNIGAVPVLDSSSGLLGIFSERDLLRRCIVKELDLKKTLVEEVMTKEVIVIDSSDTIEYALQIMKQQKIRHLPVVENNSLIGMVSMRDMMLVDVKLKEEKIDILNTYIQYNG; encoded by the coding sequence ATGAAAACTCTAAAGGATTATTTAACCGATATAAGACTGTTGTTCGCAAAATCCGGAATGAGTGTGTACGATGTAACAAAGTATATGGACCTGCACAATATCGGCGCTGTTCCGGTGCTTGACAGTTCTTCGGGTCTGCTTGGAATATTTTCGGAACGGGACCTGCTTAGAAGATGTATAGTAAAAGAACTCGACCTTAAAAAGACCTTAGTAGAGGAAGTGATGACAAAGGAGGTAATTGTTATAGATTCGAGCGATACTATTGAATACGCACTACAAATAATGAAGCAGCAAAAAATCAGACACCTGCCTGTTGTTGAAAATAATTCACTGATAGGTATGGTTTCGATGCGAGACATGATGCTCGTTGACGTGAAGCTCAAAGAGGAAAAGATTGACATATTAAACACATACATACAGTATAACGGTTAA